Proteins encoded together in one Triticum dicoccoides isolate Atlit2015 ecotype Zavitan chromosome 7B, WEW_v2.0, whole genome shotgun sequence window:
- the LOC119336046 gene encoding protein ALP1-like isoform X1, with the protein MARLPLSARGGRRNAIFLNLTTSIMLVYYYVWFMFALAYRRKCWQIGRRIKIRELRGENLYRLIGESDAMCISQLLMDRRTFHILCEMVRDVGGLKGTRNTPLEEIVASFLYVLSHHLKNRTVGKFFYRSPKPISRNFNACLPAVLKLHHVLLKKPEPIPEDCTDDKWKYFKNCLGALDGTHIGVTVPANLKGRYRSSLGDIDTNVLGVCAPDMQFIYILPGWEGSARDGRVLRDAISRPNGLRVPEGQYYLVDAGYTNAKGFLAPYRGQRYHLGGWTPQNPPRSAEEYLNMRHARARNIVERCFGRLKGRWGILRSPSFFPMKTHHGMRTLA; encoded by the exons ATGGCTCGTCTTCCTTTAAGTGCGAGGGGTGGAAGGAgaaatgcaatatttttgaatctgACCACTTCCATTATGCTTGTATACTATTATGTGTGGTTCATGTTTGCATTAGCTTATAGGAGAAAATGTTGGCAAATAGGAAGGAGAATTAAAATTAGAGAGTTAAGGGGAGAGAACTTGTATCGACTCATTGGTGAGAGCGACGCTATGTGTATAAGTCAACTTCTTATGGATAGGAGAACATTTCATATATTATGTGAGATGGTGAGAGATGTTGGTGGTCTAAAGGGTACAAGGAACACACCATTAGAGGAGATAGTGGCATCATTCTTGTATGTGTTATCACACCATCTCAAAAATAGGACAGTAGGAAAATTCTTCTATCGAAGCCCTAAGCCAATTAGTAGAAACTTCAACGCTTGTCTTCCAGCTGTCTTGAAGCTGCACCATGTGCTACTTAAGAAGCCTGAACCTATACCCGAGGATTGTACCGATGATAAGTGGAAGTATTTCAAG AATTGCCTTGGAGCATTAGATGGCACACACATAGGCGTAACAGTCCCAGCTAATTTGAAAGGAAGGTATCGATCAAGCTTGGGTGATATAGATACAAATGTGTTAGGTGTATGTGCACCTGACATGCAATTCATCTACATATTACCCGGTTGGGAAGGTTCTGCACGTGATGGTCGGGTTCTTAGGGATGCCATCTCACGGCCAAATGGGTTGCGTGTCCCCGAAGGCCAATATTATCTTGTAGATGCTGGCTACACAAACGCAAAAGGATTTTTAGCTCCATATCGAGGTCAAAGGTATCACTTGGGTGGTTGGACACCACAAAATCCACCTCGTAGCGCAGAAGAATATCTCAACATGCGCCACGCTAGAGCCCGAAATATAGTAGAAAGGTGCTTTGGAAGGCTGAAGGGCCGGTGGGGGATTTTGAGGTCTCCTTCCTTTTTTCCCATGAAGACTCATCATGGCATGCGCACTCTTGCATAA